The Microplitis mediator isolate UGA2020A chromosome 8, iyMicMedi2.1, whole genome shotgun sequence genome has a window encoding:
- the LOC130673449 gene encoding probable WRKY transcription factor protein 1: MSDCVKSGCNNSTQKKRSIKTLSNVDECPEKRFRNIARTDRSPGEHTYCLYEEHYKPDTIAKPPDGKRFVKSFAVPTAFPQQKIFKIANSDKVNSSNLRKNSNQAQNLKPKNNEISLSDNDTSEFEVIEEIEFDVIDDQEKIISETRDNLTAIRENFLPKKEDIVDEKKALSQNQKKLLKSQKKFRMNQKNSIDNTEKLHDIKEISTGNDAATLENKKNIIKWQKNSSKDLQNLLYHKEKSSENHVLLLVKHENPPAAYKNLIENRNKLCENQKNDQNKETVNNNKVLLIHNQGKLSVNQENLMQHNIKLHQSNESTDQNTKKSHIKRVNLIHNSKEKLCLKQENVTQNNVKVQQIQEKLCEKQTNFTQNKEKFNKIQVKSTKCEKEVHQEQLHSTSNVQKLPQVFEGLSSNLTNKVFLIVKQEKSEQNRETVLQNQDKSGQTQENSNLNNEKSLKSQVILIQNQNNTQKTQENLNQNEKNLVKNQVFLILKPEPVSQKEESVTVKQEEAVEIQDDAIKTQEKQNSSQETFGPIKRKLRSSQNKDTPDQKKLCTDKNNEKLNENRIKLSQYLKHLNKTNGNTTEAEDNINNNSKTDKNDKNISKNIKDSENNLNETKVEIDDDPFSTNDPEQFSTNFKPASMSVPTSSGNDKDKVNYMSKLIEKQQQLLRVYRNKLGFARYKIKDLEAKFDSWRTMMETIFNEDQINYLEALQSQKKRCRCWSVATIKDALEIKSIIGTSGYEELLRRKYPFPALRTLREKTQKTKLDE; encoded by the exons atgtcaGATTGTGTTAAATCTGGATGTAataattcaacacaaaaaaaacgttcaataaAAACATTGTCCAATGTTGATGAATGCCCAGAGAAACGGTTCAGAAATATTGCCCGTACTGATAGATCACCAGGCGAACATACGTATTGTTTATATGAG GAACATTATAAACCTGATACGATTGCAAAACCTCCTGATGGTAAACGATTTGTTAAGTCATTTGCTGTACCTACAGCATTTCCACaacaaaagatttttaaaatagccAACAGTGACaag GTGAATTCTTCAAATTTGAGGAAAAATTCAAACCAAGCTCAGAACCTCAaaccaaaaaataatgaaatatcaTTATCTGATAATGATACATCAGAGTTTGAAGTG ATTGAAGAAATAGAATTTGACGTAATAGACgatcaagaaaaaataataagtgaaACCCGCGATAATTTGACTGCAAttcgagaaaattttcttcCAAAGAAAGAAGATAtagttgatgaaaaaaaagcattatcacaaaatcaaaaaaaattattgaaaagtcAGAAAAAGTTTCGTATGAATCAGAAAAATTCGATTGATAACACAGAAAAATTACAtgatattaaagaaatttcaaCTGGAAATGATGCCGCCacacttgaaaataaaaaaaatataattaaatggcaaaaaaactcttcgaaagatttacaaaatttactttatCACAAAGAAAAATCATCTGAAAATCATGTACTTTTACTCGTTAAACACGAAAATCCACCGGCagcttataaaaatttaattgaaaatcgaAATAAGTTATGCGAGAATCAGAAAAATGATCAGAATAAAGAAAcagtgaataataataaagtactTTTAATTCACAATCAAGGAAAGTTGAGTgtaaatcaagaaaatttaatgcaacACAATATAAAGTTACACCAAAGTAATGAAAGTACTGATCAGAATACTAAAAAATCTCACATAAAGCGAGTCAATTTAATTCACAActcaaaagaaaaattgtgTCTTAAACAAGAAAATGTAACTCAGAATAATGTCAAAGTACAACAAATTCAAGAAAAGTTATGTGAAAAACAGACAAATTTCACtcaaaacaaagaaaaatttaacaaaattcaaGTAAAATCAACAAAATGTGAAAAAGAAGTACATCAAGAACAATTACATTCAACATCAAATGTACAAAAATTACCCCAAGTTTTTGAAGGTTTGAGTTCTAACCTTACGAACAAAGTATTTTTGATTGTCAAACAAGAAAAATCAGAGCAAAATCGAGAGACCGTACTGCAAAATCAAGATAAGTCGGGCCAAACTCAAGAAAACTCAAATTTGAATAACGAAAAGTCTCTTAAAAgtcaagtaattttaattcaaaatcaaaacaatACACAAAAAACCCAAGAAAActtgaatcaaaatgaaaaaaatttagttaaaaatcaagtatttttaattctaaaaccAGAACCAGTATCGCAAAAAGAAGAAAGTGTTACTGTAAAACAAGAAGAGGCGGTAGAAATTCAAGACGATGCAATTAAAACtcaagaaaaacaaaattcaagtcaagaaacTTTTGGTCCAATAAAAAGAAAGTTACGTTCAAGTCAAAACAAAGATACTCCGgatcaaaaaaagttatgtaccgataaaaataatgaaaaattaaatgaaaatcgCATAAAGTTAAGccaatatttaaaacatttaaataaaaccaatGGAAATACAACTGAAGCGGAagataacataaataataattcaaaaactgataaaaatgataaaaatatatcaaagaatataaaagacagtgaaaataatttgaacgAAACAAAAGTTGAGATTGACGATGATCCATTCAGTACCAACGATCCAGAACAGTTTTCAACGAATTTTAAGCCAGCATCGATGTCAGTGCCTACAAGTAGTGGTAATGATAAAGACAAAGTAAATTATATGAgcaaattaattgaaaaacaaCAGCAACTCCTTCGAGTGTACAGAAACAAGCTTGGTTTTGcgagatataaaataaaagatctTGAAGCTAAATTTGATTCATGGAGAACAATGATGGAGACTATCTTTAATGaagatcaaataaattatttagaagcattgcaatcacaaaaaaaacgtTGTAGATGCTGGTCAGTTGCTACAATTAAAGATGCTTTGGAAATAAAATCGATTATTGGAACAAGTGGTTACGAAGAGCTCCTGAGACGGAAATATCCTTTTCCAGCTTTAAgaacactgagagaaaaaacgcaaaaaacaaaacttgatgaatga